The window CGGCCCGCGCGGACGCTGAACAGCTTGCGATCGCGGCTTTGGGCTACGTCGCCGCCGATCCGACGCTGCTGCCGCGCTTTCTGGCGCTCACGGGCATCGAGGCGAACCAGATCAGGCAGGCGGCCATGGAGCCGGGTTTCCTCGCGGGCGTGCTTCAGTTCATCATGGCCCATGAACCCACGTTGACGGCGTTCT is drawn from Mesorhizobium sp. CAU 1732 and contains these coding sequences:
- a CDS encoding DUF3572 domain-containing protein; protein product: MKITRDDQGASARADAEQLAIAALGYVAADPTLLPRFLALTGIEANQIRQAAMEPGFLAGVLQFIMAHEPTLTAFCEASGTKPERVGAALRALPFGDDRIEAST